From Veillonellales bacterium, a single genomic window includes:
- a CDS encoding type II secretion system protein, giving the protein MKGFLTDRNSNYPYFRGGTVQRFYLWLNHDIEHTSTILLAAVVILFLIVGSYGLPICLEGLLYVGATIFYSMAAFSAVLFIFTSLCMAELICRTRIRLGKTTSLFKNQRGWLYLDALIGMILVSIACVAIMAAYTQSTKATGVASNRATAVSIAEQVLESYKQYDGGTVSPPTSYTSPDPNFSIAITNPSVTALSGTPKVIPVQVTVSWPAVDPQNSVQMISYYYIK; this is encoded by the coding sequence ATGAAGGGATTTTTGACTGATAGAAATAGTAATTATCCTTATTTCAGAGGTGGTACAGTGCAAAGATTTTACTTATGGCTCAACCATGACATTGAGCACACGTCTACAATTCTATTAGCGGCAGTGGTTATTCTGTTTCTGATTGTCGGTTCGTATGGTCTTCCTATCTGCCTGGAAGGATTGTTGTATGTGGGTGCCACAATTTTTTACTCTATGGCGGCGTTCTCTGCTGTTCTGTTTATATTCACGTCGCTATGCATGGCCGAGCTGATATGCCGGACTAGAATTCGCTTGGGGAAAACTACATCCCTATTCAAAAACCAACGAGGATGGCTGTACCTGGATGCACTTATTGGCATGATCTTGGTTAGTATCGCATGCGTCGCAATTATGGCTGCATATACTCAATCAACAAAAGCCACTGGCGTAGCATCAAATCGTGCTACTGCTGTCTCTATAGCCGAGCAGGTATTGGAAAGCTACAAACAATATGATGGGGGAACAGTATCTCCACCAACATCATATACATCTCCAGATCCTAATTTTAGCATTGCAATTACAAACCCATCTGTTACCGCTCTTAGCGGAACCCCAAAAGTTATCCCGGTTCAGGTTACAGTATCCTGGCCTGCGGTCGATCCACAAAATAGCGTACAAATGATATCTTATTATTATATAAAATGA